A single genomic interval of Candidatus Desulfofervidus auxilii harbors:
- a CDS encoding SMP-30/gluconolactonase/LRE family protein encodes MKVIMKVLPIFFIFIIFYPIQAIQASLIEFEYLGSFGRGPSKAPGEFNYPSGISIDPTTGDVYVMDQIFHRIQKFDKDGNYITHWKCPNGLGVAVDPATHNVYVAVPNSHKIRKYTSDGQLIKEWGSFGTGPGQFNTPRDVAVNPINGHVFVIDSGNKRVQEFDSEGNFIKSWSGNFYKPFGIAVGIDPKNSSNYYIYVANTGGATIHKYDNEGNLIKKWGSC; translated from the coding sequence ATGAAAGTAATAATGAAGGTATTACCGATCTTTTTTATTTTCATAATATTTTATCCAATTCAAGCTATACAGGCGAGTTTGATTGAATTTGAATATTTGGGTTCTTTTGGCAGAGGTCCCTCGAAAGCACCTGGGGAATTTAATTATCCTTCAGGAATTAGTATAGATCCTACAACGGGAGATGTATATGTGATGGATCAAATTTTTCATAGAATCCAAAAATTTGATAAAGACGGCAATTATATTACACATTGGAAATGTCCAAATGGTTTAGGAGTTGCTGTAGATCCTGCTACACATAATGTATATGTGGCAGTTCCAAATAGTCATAAAATAAGAAAATATACTTCCGACGGTCAATTAATTAAAGAATGGGGAAGTTTTGGGACTGGACCTGGTCAATTTAATACACCAAGAGATGTTGCTGTTAATCCTATCAATGGTCATGTTTTTGTAATTGATAGCGGAAATAAACGGGTACAGGAATTTGATAGTGAAGGCAATTTTATAAAGAGTTGGAGTGGAAATTTTTATAAACCTTTTGGAATAGCTGTAGGTATAGACCCTAAAAATTCGAGTAATTATTATATTTATGTAGCTAATACTGGGGGTGCTACTATTCACAAATATGATAATGAAGGGAATCTTATAAAAAAATGGGGTAGTTGTTGA
- a CDS encoding NHL repeat-containing protein yields MERVQVFDSEGNFIKIIKGPHNLEKGPFHPRAVEVNPSTGEVYVTASYAHRIDRFDPNGNYEFSWGHHEKDGEVFNFPKGIAVNPKTGEIYVADTLNHIIKVFSKDGKFIRQFGFPPEIDRSKMTLDFPAPIAFDAEGNMWGINRGIYYRDDPNWGSDKYVRKYDKDGNFIFGFAHPDFWEGMNGLAIDINTGEIYVANTPENKIMKFDSSGNLLLEFGTYGDGPGEFNKPAGIALDLENGWIYVVDTGNNRIEKFDMSGQFLMAWGTPGDGPGQFNFTPFSGIALDDLGNVYVADSKNGRIQVFDSNGNFITELGSFGWGPEKFAWPASLTIYDDKLYVLDTGGNEVEIYDIKAIPIPNSILLLGSALFVTGIIKTRKKFLR; encoded by the coding sequence ATGGAGCGTGTCCAAGTTTTTGATTCAGAAGGGAATTTTATAAAGATTATTAAAGGACCCCATAATCTTGAAAAGGGTCCATTTCATCCCAGAGCTGTTGAGGTTAATCCTTCTACAGGGGAAGTTTATGTTACTGCTTCTTATGCACACCGTATAGATCGTTTTGATCCAAATGGAAACTATGAATTTTCTTGGGGACACCATGAAAAAGATGGTGAAGTTTTTAATTTTCCTAAAGGAATAGCTGTTAATCCAAAGACAGGAGAAATTTATGTAGCTGACACTTTAAACCATATTATTAAAGTTTTTTCAAAAGATGGGAAATTTATAAGACAATTTGGCTTTCCTCCTGAGATTGATAGAAGTAAAATGACATTAGATTTCCCTGCTCCTATTGCATTTGATGCTGAAGGTAATATGTGGGGTATAAATAGGGGGATTTATTATCGTGATGATCCAAACTGGGGAAGTGATAAGTATGTTAGAAAATATGATAAAGATGGAAATTTTATTTTTGGTTTTGCTCATCCTGATTTTTGGGAGGGAATGAATGGATTAGCTATTGACATTAATACTGGAGAAATTTATGTAGCAAATACTCCTGAAAACAAAATAATGAAATTTGATTCCTCTGGAAACCTTTTATTAGAATTTGGAACATATGGGGATGGTCCTGGTGAGTTTAATAAACCAGCAGGTATTGCTTTAGATTTAGAAAATGGATGGATTTATGTTGTAGATACAGGAAATAATAGAATAGAAAAATTTGATATGAGTGGACAATTTTTAATGGCTTGGGGAACACCAGGAGATGGTCCAGGTCAATTTAACTTTACACCTTTTAGTGGGATAGCTTTAGATGATTTGGGGAATGTTTATGTAGCAGATTCTAAAAATGGTAGAATTCAAGTATTTGATTCTAATGGGAATTTTATTACAGAATTAGGATCTTTTGGATGGGGACCAGAAAAGTTTGCTTGGCCTGCATCATTAACAATTTATGATGATAAATTATATGTGCTTGATACAGGAGGTAATGAAGTAGAAATTTATGATATTAAGGCTATTCCTATTCCTAATTCTATTTTATTGCTTGGTTCAGCACTCTTTGTTACAGGTATTATAAAAACAAGAAAAAAATTTTTAAGATAA
- a CDS encoding glycosyltransferase family 4 protein, which translates to MNILICMCPYPFFRAHGQTLRVYNIAKHLAKRHRLFLLGISDGSLKLKNNSLVFEIKDIFEKIFEIKIRRKKFIEILNLLTPKYSINMEFPIIKKKLYKLISQIIKKEKIDILHVNGSPLIDLLLADFKGIPKILDLCDSRYLIHKRALKNTSQILETFLLFFKYLRVKAIEKYLIKRYDAITFISQVDASFSAKLAKGYFEVIPNGVDIDYFKPIFSIEEEFPSIIFFGAMDFKPNIDAVLFFYKEIFPKIKKIFPDIRFYIVGRDPIDEILNLKQDKNVIITGTVDDVRPFIMKANVVIVPMRMGSGMKNKILEAMALQKPVVCTSLAAESLDKECQKILFIGDTPEEFANKTIMLLKDEKKRKEVGFKGRELVKKIYSWERSAEKYCKLYEKLIKDI; encoded by the coding sequence ATGAATATTTTAATATGTATGTGTCCTTATCCTTTTTTTAGAGCACATGGACAGACGTTACGGGTTTATAATATAGCTAAGCATTTAGCAAAAAGGCATAGACTTTTTTTGTTAGGGATATCTGACGGTAGTTTAAAATTAAAAAATAATTCTTTAGTGTTTGAAATAAAAGATATATTTGAAAAAATTTTTGAGATAAAAATAAGACGAAAAAAATTTATTGAAATCTTAAATTTGCTTACACCAAAATATTCTATAAACATGGAATTTCCAATAATTAAAAAAAAATTATATAAACTTATCTCCCAGATCATAAAAAAAGAAAAAATTGATATTTTGCATGTTAATGGTTCCCCTCTTATCGATTTATTATTAGCTGATTTTAAAGGAATACCCAAAATTTTAGATCTTTGTGACTCTCGTTATTTAATTCATAAAAGAGCATTGAAAAATACTTCTCAAATTTTAGAAACTTTTTTACTTTTTTTTAAATATCTTAGAGTAAAAGCAATTGAAAAGTATCTTATTAAACGTTATGATGCAATAACTTTTATTTCACAAGTTGATGCTTCATTTAGTGCTAAACTGGCAAAAGGTTATTTTGAGGTTATACCTAATGGTGTAGATATAGATTATTTCAAGCCAATTTTTTCTATAGAGGAAGAATTTCCCAGTATTATATTTTTTGGAGCAATGGATTTTAAGCCTAATATTGATGCTGTTTTATTTTTTTATAAAGAAATATTTCCTAAGATAAAAAAAATATTTCCAGACATACGGTTTTATATAGTAGGGAGAGATCCTATAGATGAGATATTGAATTTAAAGCAAGATAAGAATGTAATTATTACTGGTACGGTTGATGATGTTCGTCCTTTTATTATGAAAGCTAATGTGGTAATTGTTCCTATGCGTATGGGAAGCGGTATGAAAAATAAAATTTTAGAAGCTATGGCTTTACAGAAGCCTGTTGTGTGTACTTCATTAGCGGCAGAATCTTTAGATAAAGAATGTCAAAAAATACTTTTTATCGGAGATACACCAGAAGAGTTTGCTAATAAAACAATTATGTTGTTAAAAGATGAAAAAAAAAGGAAAGAGGTTGGATTTAAAGGTAGAGAATTAGTAAAAAAAATTTATAGTTGGGAAAGAAGTGCAGAAAAATATTGTAAATTGTATGAAAAATTAATAAAAGATATATAG
- a CDS encoding O-antigen ligase family protein, translated as MIPKVIILFLSTILIFLSTSPLTLIRAYIFFRPLVQPFANKHLTLFDNIPINAPLPLIVIFYSFLGCIFRKDFSIIVPKVIPLYFLLYWSIFSLYNTKYYLASIGFIFKILTAVSVYLFVYNAIQFTEDIKNMLKTICAICFISIIWGFYQFIFRKGKIWFDGIVRIHSFLVGANEYGIFLSLCLIATLLMIMIFDSENKFYKFLFVMIIIASILALNRGSWIAMSSALILGYFFFRNKIKFRYIIGPILIVFIVFSPIIILRFSEWSEATPANTFLARINMCKIILKLIPYHPFIGFGIGTADLLFQDLFGIRAWPHNDYLRLALEIGIGVIFYVYFLFSVLFLFLKNRYKNWKFNFCFVVLLLYWIIISIPQNIINDVINFPLFMALVACGVKYVNLTATEDKNYERTYFFNRNGTQWDDCFS; from the coding sequence ATGATTCCTAAAGTTATAATTTTATTTTTATCTACTATCCTTATTTTTTTATCAACTTCTCCTTTAACTTTAATAAGAGCTTATATTTTTTTTCGTCCATTAGTTCAACCTTTTGCTAATAAACATCTTACTCTTTTTGATAATATACCTATAAATGCTCCTTTACCATTAATTGTAATTTTTTATTCATTTCTGGGATGTATATTTAGAAAAGATTTTTCTATTATAGTTCCTAAGGTAATTCCTCTTTATTTTTTGTTATATTGGTCTATTTTTTCTTTATATAATACCAAATATTACTTAGCTTCAATTGGTTTTATTTTTAAAATTTTAACTGCTGTTTCTGTATATTTATTTGTTTATAATGCTATTCAATTTACTGAAGATATTAAAAATATGTTAAAAACTATTTGTGCAATATGTTTTATTTCAATAATATGGGGTTTTTATCAATTTATTTTTAGGAAAGGGAAAATATGGTTTGATGGTATAGTAAGAATTCATAGTTTTCTTGTTGGTGCTAATGAGTATGGAATTTTTTTATCTTTATGTTTAATTGCTACTTTATTAATGATAATGATTTTTGATTCTGAAAATAAATTTTATAAATTTTTATTTGTAATGATAATTATAGCATCTATTTTAGCTCTTAATAGAGGTTCTTGGATTGCGATGTCAAGTGCTTTAATTTTAGGATATTTCTTTTTTCGTAATAAAATAAAATTTCGCTATATTATAGGGCCTATTTTGATAGTTTTTATTGTATTTTCACCTATAATCATATTACGTTTTTCTGAATGGTCGGAAGCTACTCCAGCTAATACATTTTTAGCAAGAATTAATATGTGTAAAATTATTTTAAAACTAATTCCTTACCATCCCTTTATTGGTTTTGGTATAGGTACTGCTGATTTATTGTTTCAAGATCTTTTTGGCATTAGAGCGTGGCCTCATAATGACTATTTGAGGCTTGCTTTAGAAATTGGAATAGGTGTTATTTTTTATGTTTATTTTCTTTTTAGTGTGCTCTTTTTATTTCTTAAGAATCGTTATAAAAATTGGAAATTTAATTTTTGTTTTGTGGTTTTGCTTTTATATTGGATAATAATTTCTATTCCACAAAATATCATAAATGATGTAATAAATTTTCCTTTATTTATGGCGTTAGTAGCGTGTGGAGTAAAATATGTAAATTTAACAGCTACTGAAGATAAAAATTATGAAAGAACCTATTTTTTTAATAGGAATGGGACGCAGTGGGACGACTGTTTTAGCTGA
- a CDS encoding sulfotransferase produces MKEPIFLIGMGRSGTTVLAEAISIHKDLGWISKYLEIFPWLPYLSFLNKLVDIPFLGVYLRGKKRQSKGLISFIRRFLPYCVENYNVWEKFCGKKFSFDYLAHQKASKAEKEAIIKYVRTLLRFQGKKRFFAKFTGPPRICFLQSIFPDAYFIHIIRDPRAVVNSLLKVKFWREGGGLERPWWQGLPEEYIKEWEKRNRSPVALAALQWKRVVSLTWEEKKYVQHGHFIEIRYEDFVEKPHEYLTEVFHKVGLEDSPEAHKYISSIGKLRNMNYKYKKDLSKEDIKLIEEITRDVANKAGYYF; encoded by the coding sequence ATGAAAGAACCTATTTTTTTAATAGGAATGGGACGCAGTGGGACGACTGTTTTAGCTGAAGCTATTTCTATACATAAAGATTTAGGTTGGATATCTAAATATTTGGAAATTTTCCCTTGGTTACCTTATTTAAGTTTTTTAAATAAGTTGGTAGATATTCCTTTTTTAGGAGTTTATTTAAGAGGTAAGAAAAGACAAAGTAAAGGATTAATAAGTTTTATTCGCCGATTTTTACCTTATTGTGTTGAAAATTATAATGTATGGGAAAAATTTTGTGGAAAGAAATTTTCTTTTGATTATTTGGCTCACCAAAAGGCTTCAAAAGCTGAAAAAGAAGCAATTATTAAATATGTTCGAACTCTTTTAAGATTTCAGGGAAAGAAAAGATTCTTTGCTAAATTTACAGGTCCACCAAGAATTTGCTTTTTACAAAGTATTTTTCCAGATGCTTACTTTATACACATTATAAGGGATCCCAGAGCAGTAGTTAATTCTTTATTAAAAGTAAAATTTTGGCGAGAAGGTGGAGGGTTGGAAAGACCTTGGTGGCAAGGGCTACCAGAGGAATATATAAAAGAATGGGAAAAAAGAAATAGATCTCCTGTTGCTTTAGCTGCACTTCAATGGAAAAGAGTAGTAAGTTTAACTTGGGAAGAAAAAAAATATGTCCAACATGGTCATTTTATAGAAATACGATATGAGGATTTTGTAGAAAAGCCTCATGAATATTTGACTGAGGTTTTTCATAAAGTAGGTTTGGAAGATTCTCCAGAAGCGCATAAATATATTTCTTCCATTGGTAAATTACGTAATATGAATTATAAATATAAAAAAGATTTAAGTAAAGAAGATATAAAACTTATTGAAGAAATTACGAGAGATGTAGCTAATAAAGCTGGATATTACTTTTAA
- a CDS encoding glycosyltransferase family 4 protein, whose amino-acid sequence MVNKFFYLKGGSERVLFQEREFLLNNGIKVIDFSMQNPKNLSSVYSSYFVSYIDYYNVNGFLIKLKNALKFIHSPEAVRKIKLLIQKEKPDIAHLHNIYHQLTPSIIHPLKEQGIKIVLTLHDGKLICPTYLMLNKETKPCLECQGRYFYKPFLKNCAGSRLRGFLLMIEAYWHKFFKSYDKVDLFIAPSQFLAEIVSQRIPREKIVVLRNGIDLNEYKPTYEDEKYVLYFGRLSKEKGIEALLKAHQDIAKEIPLKIVGTGVIEDELKTKYPRAEFLGYKTGEELKSIIAQASFVVMPSEWYENCSMAVLEAMALGKPIIASRIGGLPEQVEDGKTGLLFETGNVEELREKMLYLWKNRDLRIEMGREARKKAEREFSLKRHCEELLQIYKRLLQSN is encoded by the coding sequence ATGGTAAATAAATTTTTTTATTTAAAAGGTGGTTCTGAAAGAGTTCTTTTCCAGGAAAGAGAGTTTTTGCTAAATAACGGAATAAAAGTAATTGATTTTTCTATGCAAAATCCTAAGAATCTTTCTTCTGTTTATTCTTCTTATTTTGTCTCTTATATTGATTACTATAATGTAAATGGATTTTTAATTAAATTAAAAAATGCCTTGAAATTTATTCATTCTCCAGAGGCAGTTCGTAAGATCAAGCTCCTTATTCAAAAAGAAAAGCCTGATATTGCACATCTGCATAATATTTATCATCAGTTGACGCCTTCTATTATTCACCCTCTTAAGGAACAAGGGATAAAGATTGTTTTGACTTTACATGATGGGAAATTAATATGTCCCACCTATCTCATGCTTAATAAGGAAACGAAACCTTGTCTCGAATGTCAGGGAAGATATTTTTATAAGCCTTTTCTTAAAAATTGTGCAGGTTCCAGACTTCGAGGGTTTCTTTTAATGATTGAGGCTTACTGGCATAAATTTTTTAAATCTTATGATAAAGTGGATCTTTTTATTGCTCCAAGTCAGTTTTTGGCGGAGATAGTATCACAACGCATTCCACGGGAGAAGATCGTGGTTTTAAGAAATGGAATAGATTTGAATGAGTATAAACCTACTTATGAAGATGAAAAATATGTTCTTTATTTTGGAAGGCTTTCTAAAGAAAAAGGAATAGAGGCTTTGCTTAAAGCTCATCAAGATATTGCAAAAGAAATTCCTCTTAAAATAGTTGGGACCGGAGTAATAGAAGATGAACTAAAGACAAAGTATCCAAGAGCTGAGTTTCTTGGTTATAAAACAGGGGAAGAATTAAAATCCATTATAGCTCAAGCTTCCTTTGTAGTGATGCCTTCTGAGTGGTATGAAAATTGTTCTATGGCTGTGCTTGAAGCTATGGCTTTAGGGAAGCCTATAATTGCAAGTAGAATAGGGGGACTGCCTGAACAGGTAGAGGATGGAAAGACAGGGCTTCTTTTTGAAACGGGAAATGTGGAGGAATTAAGGGAAAAAATGCTTTATTTGTGGAAAAATAGGGATTTAAGGATAGAGATGGGGAGAGAAGCAAGAAAAAAAGCAGAAAGAGAATTTTCCTTAAAAAGACATTGTGAAGAATTGCTACAGATATATAAAAGACTCTTGCAAAGTAACTAA
- a CDS encoding radical SAM protein, whose amino-acid sequence MEAAIILTYRCVCRCYMCNIWKYPTNPEEEIKPEHIEKLPDNLAFCNLTGGEPFLRDDIEEIVDIVMRKSKRVVISTNGWFTEKIVNIAKKYPKIGIRVSLEGLPAANDELRGMKDGFDHGLRTLLELQRIGCKDIGFGITVSDRNAKDMIELYQLAKGLGFEFATAVTHNSYYFHKYDNTFKDPKMIEDCFKELIIELLRTKRVKNWFRAYFNYGLIRKVRGQPRLLPCEAGTENFFVTPFGEVVPCNGSPEPWVMGNLKYQDWDEIWNGEQAQKVREKVRNCDRHCWMIGTAAPVMKKYIWKPLKWVIKNKLRVMMGKEPCLD is encoded by the coding sequence ATGGAAGCAGCTATTATTTTAACTTATCGCTGTGTTTGTAGGTGTTATATGTGTAATATCTGGAAATATCCTACTAATCCAGAAGAAGAAATAAAGCCTGAGCATATAGAAAAATTACCTGATAATTTAGCTTTTTGTAATCTGACAGGTGGAGAGCCTTTTTTAAGAGATGATATAGAAGAAATAGTTGATATAGTAATGCGTAAATCAAAAAGGGTGGTAATAAGCACTAATGGGTGGTTTACAGAAAAAATTGTTAATATTGCTAAGAAGTATCCCAAAATAGGAATAAGAGTAAGTCTTGAAGGATTGCCAGCTGCTAATGATGAACTGCGAGGTATGAAAGACGGATTTGATCATGGCTTACGGACTTTATTAGAACTTCAGCGAATTGGTTGTAAGGATATAGGATTTGGTATCACCGTATCTGATAGAAATGCTAAAGATATGATAGAACTTTACCAGCTTGCTAAAGGTTTGGGATTTGAATTTGCTACTGCTGTTACTCATAATTCTTACTATTTTCATAAATACGACAATACTTTTAAAGATCCTAAAATGATTGAAGATTGCTTTAAAGAGTTAATAATAGAACTTCTTCGCACAAAGAGAGTTAAAAATTGGTTTCGTGCTTATTTCAATTATGGGCTTATTCGAAAAGTAAGAGGACAGCCTCGACTTCTTCCATGTGAAGCAGGAACTGAGAACTTTTTTGTTACTCCTTTTGGTGAAGTAGTTCCTTGCAATGGTTCTCCTGAACCATGGGTTATGGGAAATTTGAAATATCAAGACTGGGATGAAATTTGGAATGGTGAACAAGCGCAGAAAGTAAGAGAAAAAGTTAGAAATTGTGATCGTCATTGTTGGATGATAGGAACTGCAGCTCCAGTTATGAAGAAGTATATCTGGAAGCCATTAAAATGGGTAATAAAAAATAAATTACGGGTAATGATGGGAAAAGAACCTTGTTTGGATTAA
- a CDS encoding glycosyltransferase family 4 protein, which yields MKIAVIGTRGFPRVQGGVEKHCEELYPRLVKLGCKVLVFTRTPYIPFEKRLKEWKGVSFFHLWCPRKKSFEAITHTFLAVLLAKKWNPDILHIHAIGPSLMVPLARALGFKIVMTHHGPDYERAKWGKLAKKVLKIGEKWGVAYSTRIIAISKGIKEHIKIKFGKEAIFIPNGVYIPKIISSGEELRRWELKPKGYVFTACRFVPEKGLHDLIEAYRKLKNPPFKLVIAGDADHETSYSRKLKKIASETPGVVLTGFVSGKRLGELFSNAGLFVLPSYYEGLPIALLEALSYGLPVLVSDIPQHRELPLENYRYFQKGNIADLSKKMVELFDIGISEKEKRKYISLIQNEYNWDKIAEKTLKVYEEVL from the coding sequence ATGAAAATAGCAGTTATCGGGACAAGGGGGTTTCCAAGAGTCCAAGGAGGTGTAGAAAAACATTGTGAAGAACTTTATCCAAGACTGGTAAAACTTGGTTGTAAAGTTCTGGTCTTTACACGAACACCTTACATTCCCTTTGAAAAGCGTTTAAAAGAATGGAAAGGAGTTAGTTTTTTTCATCTCTGGTGTCCACGAAAAAAGTCATTTGAAGCTATTACTCATACTTTTCTTGCTGTTCTTTTAGCTAAAAAATGGAATCCAGATATTTTGCATATTCATGCAATAGGGCCGTCTTTAATGGTTCCTTTGGCTCGTGCACTTGGATTTAAAATTGTTATGACTCACCATGGACCAGATTATGAAAGAGCTAAATGGGGGAAATTAGCTAAAAAAGTTCTTAAAATAGGTGAAAAATGGGGAGTTGCTTATAGTACTCGTATTATAGCTATTTCTAAAGGAATTAAAGAACATATAAAAATTAAATTTGGGAAAGAAGCTATTTTTATTCCAAATGGTGTTTATATTCCTAAAATTATTTCTTCTGGAGAAGAACTTAGACGCTGGGAACTCAAACCAAAAGGATATGTCTTTACTGCTTGCCGATTTGTGCCTGAAAAAGGACTTCACGACTTAATAGAAGCATATCGGAAACTTAAAAATCCACCTTTTAAGCTGGTTATTGCAGGGGATGCTGACCATGAAACCTCTTATAGCCGAAAACTTAAAAAAATTGCCTCTGAAACGCCTGGTGTTGTGCTTACAGGTTTTGTTTCTGGAAAGAGATTAGGTGAACTTTTTTCGAATGCAGGACTTTTTGTATTACCTTCATATTATGAAGGACTTCCTATTGCACTTTTAGAAGCTTTGAGTTATGGCTTGCCGGTATTGGTAAGCGATATTCCTCAACATAGAGAACTTCCTCTTGAAAATTATCGGTATTTTCAAAAAGGAAATATTGCTGATCTTTCTAAGAAAATGGTAGAGCTTTTTGATATAGGAATTTCAGAGAAAGAAAAAAGGAAATATATTTCTTTAATTCAAAATGAGTATAACTGGGATAAAATAGCTGAGAAAACATTAAAAGTTTATGAAGAAGTTTTATGA